In the Candidatus Binatia bacterium genome, ACTTTAGCGAGGATGGTCTCGACGGAGTCTGTGCGCGCGTCCGCGTCCTTGCGGTGGCGGGCGAAGGCACAAAACTGGCAGCCGACGAAGCACACGTTGGTGAAGTTAATGTTGCGATTGACCACGTACGTAACCTCGTCTCCCACGTCGAGTTGCCGCGCCACGTCGGCTGCACGCAGTAGTGCCCGCAGATCCGGCCCTTCGGCCGCGAGCAAGCGCAACCCGTCGGCTGCGGAAAGTTCGTGCCCGGAGAGCGCGCGGTCAAGCAGCCGGGCCACCTCGGGGTGGGCATCCCGCAAGGTCTTCTCCACTGGTGAGGTGTCAAAAATCAGGGATCGCAGCTCGTAGTTCAGCACCGCAGGACTCCTTTCTCTTTCGCCAATCGCTGGGACAACAATTCGATTTTCGGCTTGAGCCGTTCATCGATGAACTCCGACCGGGATGCGTACTCGGGATACACCGGAAGGCGCGGCAGCAAGGTAAAGCCTTCGTCGCGGCAAAGTTGCTCGAGCGCAGCGACGTGCGGCCAGGGCGCCTCCGGGTTGACGAAGTCGGGCGTCAGGGGCGAGATCCCACCCCAGTCGTTGAGGCCAGCGTGAAGTAGCAGGCGGTGATCGAAGGGGTTTAGATTCGGAGGCGCCTGAATATTCATCGTCGGGGCCAATAGCCGGGCGACGGCGACGGTTTTGGCAGTGTCGATAATACTTGGTTCCGGAGCTAGCGCCATCCGAGTGGTGGGTTTTGCACGGAAATTTTGGATGATGATCTCTTGGATGTGAGCAAACTCCTCGTGCATCTCCCGGATTGCGAGTAAGCTGTCCACAACTTCAGAGGCCGTCTCTCCGATCCCGAGCAAGATTCCGGTGGTGAAGGGAATGCGGAGCTCCCCAGCTTGCCGAATCACTGCCAAGCGCTTCATCGGGTCCTTGTCGGGGGCTTGCGCGTGGGCTTCCCCTCGTTCCCGCAGACGGGGGGAAACATTTTCTAACATCAAGCCGAGGCTCGGATTGGTCGCTCTGAGCTCCAGCATGTCCTCGCGGTTCAGTAGCCCGGCGTTGGTGTGCGGAAGGAGATCTTCTTCCAGTGCGATGGCACTGCAGCGCGCGACGTAGTCGATGGTCGAGTTGGCTCCCAACACCGCCAAGGTTGAACGGTACGCTTTAAAAGCACGTTCAGGTTTGTCTCCCAAACAAAGCAGCGCCTCGGTGCAGCCGAGCTTCGATCCTTGTCGGCAAAGTGCGCGTACCTCTTCCGGCAGCATCGTCCAGGCATGAGGGTCATTCGGATCAGCGCGAAAGGTGCAATAGCCACAGCGATCGAGGCACAAATTGGTGATTGGCAGGAAAACCTTCGGCGAGTATGTCACGACCCGTCCCTTACGCTCACAGCGAACCTCATGTGCAACCGCGATGAGCGCCCGAAACAGCTCTGGATCATTGCTGCGAAGCAACGCAATTGCCGAGTCGCGGTCGAGGGCCAGGCCGTTCAGCGAACGGGCAAAAACGGTGCGCCACCTGTGTCCTACCGAATCAAGCGAGCGACCACACAGCGCTGGGGAGTCAGGAGGCCACATGGCCCACAAGGCTACCACAGACGGAACGCTGGTTATAGTGGGGCAGCGATCCTAGGTTCCTCTTCGATGATTTCCACGATTGTCCTCAGACGAAGCGACCACGTCCCGTGCGCCTCGCACTCGACCGCGACAAAATCCTCCCACTCGGGGTGCAACCCGCTTGGCAAAATCTGCCAGCCCTGGCGAAGGAGCAGAGTGCGAAAAGGGGCAGGCCAGGCGGCAAAGGTTACGTGCGGATGGTCCGGGTCGTCGAACGCTCCGGGTACACTGCTCGCATCTAAACCGGCAACGATCTCTTGCGCGAATGCGATCAAGCGCTGCCCGAGTTGCAAGCACCCTGACGAAGGAAATCGTCTGGTCCAAGCTTGAAGGGCTAAGTTGCTATCGAAATCCACTTGCGTGGTGCGGCGCACAAGTCGGCCCGGATGCAGCCGATACCGTCTTGGTTGGGAGACATCGGGGCGAATGCATTCCAGGAGGTAGATCCGGCGGCCATCGGTCACCTCGGTCCAGGCACTGGTTCGCGGCTCCCAGAACGGCCCGGAGTGTAGGGTAAGCTGCTGCGCCGTCGGTACGAGCTGAGTGACGGGGTGGCCGGCGTGCTGCTCGAGGAACGACACGAGGGCTTCCTGCCGCTCTTCAGGCGGCAATAAATCAGCATCGGCTGAACGAAGAACCTCCGCCTCTCCGCATAGGCGGCAGCACACCCACGCTTTGATCCAGCCTGCTGGAAAAGGATGCACGTCTTCCCCCTCAGCTAATGAATGCGGGTGCGTGGAGAGAAATGCCAATTCGGGATCTCCACGGTCACCGTCGTTCCGCCCGGAGCGTGCGATTCGACCCGAATCCGTCCGCCAAGCATACGCGTAAACTGCACGGCAACCCGCAAACCGATGCCCAGGCCCCGATCGCGGCGTCGCCCGGCAAAGTCATCCGCCAGGAAGCCCTCGATGGCCTCCTGGAGTTCCTCTGGATCGATGGCGGTTCCGGCGTCCATGAGGCTAATGCGGATGCCCAGTGGCCTCGGACTTGCCTCTAACTGCACCGTGATTCCGCCGTTTGTGCTGTACTTGAGAACGTGGTCCAACAACGCGCGCACGATGCGTTGGATTTTTTGGACGTCGCTATGAATCACAAGCGCCTCGGCCGGCGCTTTAAACTTGAAGTCAATTCCCCGATCCCGCCCGGCCAGCTCGAACTGATGGACCACCTCTCGCAAAATATCGGCGACATCGAACTCGCTGACGATGACGGGGATTTCCCCGGCGTCGATCGCGTTCAAAATGAGAATGCCCTCGATGAGATAGAGGAGCTCGATCGCGTTGACTTGGATTCGGTGGAGGGCGGTCAGTTGCTCTGTATCGATTTTCCCGCTCAGCTCCTCGGCCAAGATCGAGCTGTATCCGATGATCGCACTTAGGGGGGTGCGCAGTTCGTGAGAAACGTTACCTAGGAATCGCTCCGGCGTTTTCCGTCCCTGTAGGCGGGTTCGTCGGCGTTTGACCGCCCGATCGATGAGCTCGGCAATGTGGGGGACATCAAAAGGCTTGATGATGTAGTCAAAAGCGCCCCAGCGGAGGCCCTGCAGTGCCGTATCTAAGGACGCGTAGGCTGTAATGATGATCACTTCCACGTCCGGGAACTCCGACTTAATTGCGCGGAGTACTTCCACTCCTGTCATGTGCGGCATCCGGAGGTCCAAGGTGACCACGTCAACGGTTTCGTGACGCAGAACATCGAGGGCCTCTTCGCCCCGGTGCGCGATGAGTACGCGGTAGTGAGGATGAAAGATCATCCGCAGCGCCTCAGCGGGGCCGACTTCGTCGTCCACAACAAGCAGGGTCGGACGTTCTACCGGCTGTTCAGATGCGTGCATGCCAGGAGGACGTCAAGCACGAACCAGGCCAGGATCACGGGTGCTGTGTGCCTGTCGTTAGGAGGTGCTGTGCGCGCAGCGGAAAGCCGCAGAAAAGCAGCCCCTACAGCCTCAACGGAGTTTCCGCGAAGGTCCCGTGGAGCGGCGTGACGGCGTACAATTTTGTACAAAAGTCACAAATTCGTCGCGGCCAGCCGGTTATCTCCGGGGTCGGAGGAGATGCTCGTGGCTGAGGGCAAGGTAGTCGAACCCTAAGCTTGGTTCCCCTCAGGGCGGATGCCGAGCTTATCCATTTTATATTTGAGGATCCGCCGAGTGGTGCCGAGGATCTCTGCGGCTCGAGTCTGGTTATACTGGGCTTGTTCCAACGCCCGACGAATGAGCTCTTGTTCGAACTGATCAACGGCTTCGCTGAGACGCGTTTCGCCCCTGAGGACGCTTTGTTGCGCGGGATGAAATTGTGATTGTTTCGGGTTGGCAATGTACTCAGGGAGGTCCGCAGGCGTCATGACAAGCTGGGTCGAGAGAACCATCGCCCGTTCGACAACATTCTCAAGTTCGCGCACGTTGCCGGGCCATGAATACGAAAGAAGAAGATCGAGCGCCTCATTAGAAAAGGCCTTCTCGGGGATCCCGAGCTCGCGTGACTTTAAAGTGAGGAAATGACGGATGAGGGGGACAATATCCTCTCTCCTTTCGCGCAGAGGCGGAATGTGAATCGAAACCACATTGAGCCGATAGTAGAGATCGAGTCGGAATCGGCCTTCGCGCATGCCTTCGTGTAGGTCGCGATTGGTGGCCGCGATCACGCGCACATCCACGCGGATGGGTTGGTTTCCCCCGACGCGGAGAAATTCTCCCTGCTCGAGTACCCGGAGGATTTTGGCCTGAATGGATGGTTGCATTTCGCCGATCTCGTCGAGAAAAATGGTTCCTTGGTCAGCAAACTCAAACTGCCCGAGTTTCCGGGCGTGAGCGTCGGTAAACGCACCACGCTCGTGGCCAAATAGCTCGCTCTCGAGCAAGTTTTCCGGTATGGCAGCGCAGTTAATCGTGACCAGCGGGCGATGAGCCCTGGGACTGTGGTAATGCAAAGCCTTGGCGATGAGTTCTTTCCCTGTGCCGCTTTCGCCCGTGATGAGCACCGTCGTTTTCAACGGCGCAACGCGCGCTACCGTGGCCAAAATCTCCTGCATCTTGGGCGATCGCGCGATAATATTTTCAAAACTGTAGCGGCGGCCGACTTCCGAACGCAGACTCTCCACTTCCTGCACGAGTGCAGCCGATTGAACGGCGCGCTCCACGATCAGCAGAAGCTCCTCGACATCAAAGGGTTTGGTCACATAGTCGAACGCCCCAAGCTTCATGGCCGTGACCGCCGTTTTTACTGTTTTGGTCGCGGTCAGCATGATCACCTGAGGCGAGGGCACCCGCTGTTTGATCTTTTCCAACACCTCCAGTCCATCCATGCCGGGGAGCAAAATGTCCAAAAGGACAACGTCCACCGGGTTGGTCGCAAGCAAATCCAACGCAGCCTGCCCGGTGCCCGCCGAGATGACTTCGTATTGGTCCTTGAGGATCAGGGTTAAGGATTGGCGAACACTGGGTTCGTCATCCACGATGAGAATGCGTCTCTTCATCATAAGCGTCTGCCATCTTGGTTGCAGAGGTGAACGCGACGAGGATGCGACGAACGGTGCCCTCGCGACGCTCATCTAGCTTGGCTCCGTTACGTTCAAGCAAGGACCGGGCGATCAAAAACCCCAAAGGTTCGATTCCGGCCCGAGCCACGGGTTGAAGGTCCACGTAGCCGCCGAGCCGTTCAACGACGCCGGTGTGCGGCTGTGGAAAACGAATCTCGACTGCGGTGCTGTTCCTGCTGGGTTCAATCGCTAGCGTGGCACCTTCATCGAGATCGCGCAGCACGGCACGGAGGAGATTTTCCAATGCAAAGCTGAGTTGGGCAGGGTCTCCAGAGATCGTGTTCCCTTCTGCCGGAACATAGTGGAGCACGATTTGCTTCTCCGAGAGCACCGGAGCGAGTTCCGCCAGCGCTGGCGCCAGCACTGCATTTACCGATGTTTGCTGAGGCGCGGGTGGACCAAAGCGAGCAAAACGCAGCAGGTTTTCGAGGAGCTGGTCCATCCGGTTCACTGCCTCGCCAGCAAGCTGTGCAATTTGTTCGCGACCGGTTTCGTCGTTCAGCAGGCGCTCAAGGTGTTGGCTAATCGTCTTGATCGTAACAAGGGGATTCTTGAGCTCATGGGCAAGCTCGTTGAGCAACACCTCGAGTTGCCGTGTCGTAGCACTGGCGCCCACGACGGATGCGTTACGCGTCTCGTCTGCCGAACCCAACCCTGGTGAGGCTAGCGATCGCGGTCGATCAGGTGGCTCGAAGAGGATTTCTTCCGCGCCGATGGGCCGATGGCGGACGAGCGTCATGGTTCTCGCAAGCACTGCCTCTAATTCCGATAGGTTGCCCAGCCAAAGGTAGTGCTTCAAAAGGTCCCAAGCTTGGGGTGTGAAGGTCGCGGGGCTCACGTGCAGCAAACTGCTGAGCCTGGCGCTCTCCGCAGCAATGATGTGAGGCAGCTCCGCAGCGCGTTCTCGCAGCGGCGGTAGTGGAATGGAAAACACGGCGAGTTGGTGCAACAAAGTCGGATTTGCGTGAGTCCGTTCGGCCAGCTCATCGGGGCCCGTCCTGCTCAAAGAGATGAGCCACACGCGGCGGTTGGCGGTGCGCATCCAGTCGAGCATTTCTGCAAGTCCGGCTTCGGTCGAGGAACACCCTGTGTCGAGCCCACGGACGCATACAGTCACACCGCTTGCGGACGCGCCTTTCTTCAGCCCCTGTACGAACTGCGGCGTAAGGTTCGAGGCGTTGACAATTTCAACGGTGGCATTGCCGCTTGCCCGATGCATGGCGCGGGCTAGCCTCAGTTTCCCGGTTCCTGGCTCCCCATGAATCAGGGTGGGAAGTCGTGTGCGGAGGGCTCCCCGCACTATGCCTGCTACTTCCGGGGGAAGCAGCGGGGGAGGAAACGAAGGAAGGAGCAGCTCCCTGCGGTCTTCTTGTGCCGCCGCCCAGATTTCGCGTACTCGACGTCGCAACACGTAGGGTTGGAAGAGGCGTGGCAAAGCGGAGGACTCGGCTGAGCGGTCGCCCTCGCTCTGGATCCACAGCACCGGTACGTCAGGCGCCAACCGAGCCAGCGTTTCAGCAGACACGGCTCCGCGCTCCACAATCAGAAGGTCGCCTGGGAAGGGAGTCGGAAGATTGGCGAAGGCCTCCGGGGTGAAGCGCGTCACCTGGTGCTCCCGCAGCACAATGGCCACGGTTTCCCGGATGCTGGGAGACTGATCGACAACTCCGATCTTCAGGCGCTCCACTCCACCAACTCCTTACCCGCCCTTTGCGCCATGGTTTTAGGGCTACCAGTGGAGTCCCGTATCCCCAAAGGTGTACAAAAGTCAACTCAGTGAACCGAGGGCGCAGCCGTGAGCCACGAAGAGGAGACCTTGAAAAGGCCATCTATTCGAGCCCACCCGGCTTTTTCTCCGAGCACCGTTTGCGGGTTGCACAAAGTCGCTTCCCTCAGGCATGTTGACTGAACAGGACAAGGAACGGCAAACTTTTCGGGGTCCACGGCTATGGCAAAAACTCGGACGCTTCCGCATGGTCTGGCCTTTGCGCCGGTAAAGATCGGTGTCTTGATCGACATCGACATGGGCACCAAGGAAGATTTCCTCAGCACACTGCGGGTCGCCTTCGAACTGGCCGATGCCGAGGGGCGACTTCCAAGGACGGTGGAGCTCGTGGTCAAAGAGGCCATCGGCCTACCGCGTCTGGAAGCCCGCAATACGGTGCGAGGCTACGGAGAATTGGTGGAGTCTGGAGTGCTAGGGGTCATCGGGCCATTGATTACGGACAACTCTTTGGCCCTCAAGCAGGAAATTGAGCGCTGTGGTGTTCCGGCGATTACCTGGACCGGCACTGACCGTTACTTCGGCGAGTACTGCTTTAATTTGGGTAACGGCGGCCTGGCAGAAGAAGGCGCATTGATGGCAAATTGGATTTGCCGCCAGGGACTGAAGCGCGTGGCCATGATGCACGAGCTCAGTCCCGGCGGGATCGAGTATGCCGTGAATTTTCGATACTTCGCACAGCGACATGATCTCGACATTATCGCTGAAGCCTACACGAGCCAGACACCGACGGACCTCGAGTCGGCGATCCGGAAGTTGCGCGCGGCGGAGCCAGACTGCCTCGCTTATCTCGGTTACGGGTACCCAACGATCCTGCTAGGCCCGATATTCCGCCAGTTGAACTGGAATCCGGCGCGGATCATGACCACAGCGTTTCAGTTTTGCTACGCGAAGCCGGAATGGATGGCGGCGCTTGAGGGCTGGTACGGAATCGATCAGCTCTGTGAGCAAAACCCTCGGCTGCAGCCGGTGCTCGATCGAGTCGCAGCAGCGACCGGCAAGCGGTGCGACCACACGGTGACGGCTCTGGCTTGGGATACAGCGATGCTCATCGCCGAAGGGCTTGCTCGCGCCCCGCTGTTGACGCCCGCCGGCTTTAAAGAGGGTTTGGAGAAGGTGCGGATGCTCCCGGCTGTGAACGGGGGACCGCGAACGCACATCAGTATGGGACCTTTTGACCATAAAGGCTACAAGGGTGATTGGCTGCTCATCCGCAAAATCGAAGGCGGGAGGACTGTCTTTGTCGAGTTGTACGAACCTTGTCGCTTGCACTGAGTGAGGATCTAGCGGGCGCGAGGAGTGAGCGATGGACGACTTTGGACCCGCGGCCCCGTTGGAGCAGGCGAAGAGAGAGTACCTCACAGTTGTGCGCAGCGATGTGATCGACGCTGCGGGTCATTGGTTTGGCAACCTGTTCCAACGCCTTCGTGCGCTAGAGCAAAGCCTCGACCTTGCGGAAAGTCCACTTGCGGGGGCACTGCGTTCGACCACAGATGATCTTGACCGGCTGGCGCAGCTCCTTCTGGATTATATCGGAGAATCCGGGACGCAGTTGGATTGCATCCGGGCAGCCGACGTGATGCACAATTTTGTGCAGCTGCTGGCACAAGAGTTCCAGGTGCGGGTTGGGCCGGAAGAGCCGGACCAGTCTCAGCAGGAATTGCTGGTAGACGTGCGCGCGCTCACGAAAGTGCGGAGCTACTTTCCGGCACTGGTGGTCGAGTGTGGTACGAGTGCCGGTGCGGCAGTGATGGTTCAGCTGGCGGGACAATCAGGGGTCAACTCGTTGTCTATCGAAGTTCGGACAGAGGTTGTTTGTCGCCGGCTGACGGCCGCGGGCGAGCTCTATTGTGCGGTGATTGACAAATTGGTCTCATCGTTCGGTGGGGAATTTGAGTTCGTGGATGGAGAGGGAAAAGCGGCAACTTGGGTCTTTCGATTCCCCGTTCGCCGGGGGCGTGGGGGTGCGAATAGATGAATGGGAGGATCCTGATTGTCGACGACGATCCTCTGATCCGCCGGCAATTGCAGCACCTGTGTGAGCAGCAGGGTTACCCCGCGGATGTGGCCCAAGACGGTAGCGAGGCGCTGACGCGGCTGCAGGAGCGCTCGTACTCCTTGGTGCTCCTCGATCTCATGATGCCTGGCAGAGACGGTGTCAGTCTCCTCACGGAGCTCAGGCAGCGTTGGCCGCGCGTGGATGTTGTGATCGTCACCGCCCATGGGTCGGTTCGCGGGGCGGTGGAAGCCATGCGTCGAGGCGCCACGGATTACCTTACGAAACCCTTTTCTCCTGAAGAGCTCTCCCTTGCCATTCGGCGCGTCTTCGATCGGCGGCAGCTTTTGGAGGAAATTCAG is a window encoding:
- the cofG gene encoding 7,8-didemethyl-8-hydroxy-5-deazariboflavin synthase CofG, which encodes MWPPDSPALCGRSLDSVGHRWRTVFARSLNGLALDRDSAIALLRSNDPELFRALIAVAHEVRCERKGRVVTYSPKVFLPITNLCLDRCGYCTFRADPNDPHAWTMLPEEVRALCRQGSKLGCTEALLCLGDKPERAFKAYRSTLAVLGANSTIDYVARCSAIALEEDLLPHTNAGLLNREDMLELRATNPSLGLMLENVSPRLRERGEAHAQAPDKDPMKRLAVIRQAGELRIPFTTGILLGIGETASEVVDSLLAIREMHEEFAHIQEIIIQNFRAKPTTRMALAPEPSIIDTAKTVAVARLLAPTMNIQAPPNLNPFDHRLLLHAGLNDWGGISPLTPDFVNPEAPWPHVAALEQLCRDEGFTLLPRLPVYPEYASRSEFIDERLKPKIELLSQRLAKEKGVLRC
- a CDS encoding hybrid sensor histidine kinase/response regulator; protein product: MHASEQPVERPTLLVVDDEVGPAEALRMIFHPHYRVLIAHRGEEALDVLRHETVDVVTLDLRMPHMTGVEVLRAIKSEFPDVEVIIITAYASLDTALQGLRWGAFDYIIKPFDVPHIAELIDRAVKRRRTRLQGRKTPERFLGNVSHELRTPLSAIIGYSSILAEELSGKIDTEQLTALHRIQVNAIELLYLIEGILILNAIDAGEIPVIVSEFDVADILREVVHQFELAGRDRGIDFKFKAPAEALVIHSDVQKIQRIVRALLDHVLKYSTNGGITVQLEASPRPLGIRISLMDAGTAIDPEELQEAIEGFLADDFAGRRRDRGLGIGLRVAVQFTRMLGGRIRVESHAPGGTTVTVEIPNWHFSPRTRIH
- a CDS encoding sigma-54 dependent transcriptional regulator, translating into MMKRRILIVDDEPSVRQSLTLILKDQYEVISAGTGQAALDLLATNPVDVVLLDILLPGMDGLEVLEKIKQRVPSPQVIMLTATKTVKTAVTAMKLGAFDYVTKPFDVEELLLIVERAVQSAALVQEVESLRSEVGRRYSFENIIARSPKMQEILATVARVAPLKTTVLITGESGTGKELIAKALHYHSPRAHRPLVTINCAAIPENLLESELFGHERGAFTDAHARKLGQFEFADQGTIFLDEIGEMQPSIQAKILRVLEQGEFLRVGGNQPIRVDVRVIAATNRDLHEGMREGRFRLDLYYRLNVVSIHIPPLRERREDIVPLIRHFLTLKSRELGIPEKAFSNEALDLLLSYSWPGNVRELENVVERAMVLSTQLVMTPADLPEYIANPKQSQFHPAQQSVLRGETRLSEAVDQFEQELIRRALEQAQYNQTRAAEILGTTRRILKYKMDKLGIRPEGNQA
- a CDS encoding sigma 54-interacting transcriptional regulator, producing MERLKIGVVDQSPSIRETVAIVLREHQVTRFTPEAFANLPTPFPGDLLIVERGAVSAETLARLAPDVPVLWIQSEGDRSAESSALPRLFQPYVLRRRVREIWAAAQEDRRELLLPSFPPPLLPPEVAGIVRGALRTRLPTLIHGEPGTGKLRLARAMHRASGNATVEIVNASNLTPQFVQGLKKGASASGVTVCVRGLDTGCSSTEAGLAEMLDWMRTANRRVWLISLSRTGPDELAERTHANPTLLHQLAVFSIPLPPLRERAAELPHIIAAESARLSSLLHVSPATFTPQAWDLLKHYLWLGNLSELEAVLARTMTLVRHRPIGAEEILFEPPDRPRSLASPGLGSADETRNASVVGASATTRQLEVLLNELAHELKNPLVTIKTISQHLERLLNDETGREQIAQLAGEAVNRMDQLLENLLRFARFGPPAPQQTSVNAVLAPALAELAPVLSEKQIVLHYVPAEGNTISGDPAQLSFALENLLRAVLRDLDEGATLAIEPSRNSTAVEIRFPQPHTGVVERLGGYVDLQPVARAGIEPLGFLIARSLLERNGAKLDERREGTVRRILVAFTSATKMADAYDEETHSHRG
- a CDS encoding ABC transporter substrate-binding protein encodes the protein MAKTRTLPHGLAFAPVKIGVLIDIDMGTKEDFLSTLRVAFELADAEGRLPRTVELVVKEAIGLPRLEARNTVRGYGELVESGVLGVIGPLITDNSLALKQEIERCGVPAITWTGTDRYFGEYCFNLGNGGLAEEGALMANWICRQGLKRVAMMHELSPGGIEYAVNFRYFAQRHDLDIIAEAYTSQTPTDLESAIRKLRAAEPDCLAYLGYGYPTILLGPIFRQLNWNPARIMTTAFQFCYAKPEWMAALEGWYGIDQLCEQNPRLQPVLDRVAAATGKRCDHTVTALAWDTAMLIAEGLARAPLLTPAGFKEGLEKVRMLPAVNGGPRTHISMGPFDHKGYKGDWLLIRKIEGGRTVFVELYEPCRLH